From Aristaeella lactis, the proteins below share one genomic window:
- a CDS encoding ABC transporter permease: MSTAKKNEVREPLIHLSKRTTVDPVRAWAIRIAAIVLGLIVCGLVAFLLIEKLNDHPERIGDFYTAFIKGSFSTSRKFWKFLKNIAILLCVSLALTPAFRMRFWNIGGEGQTLTGVLGAIAVDFYLGGKVPEWLLLILMFFAAILAGAVWGVIPALFKARWGTNETLFTLMMNYVATFLVSYFLVVWVPSGSSSLGKLKHGKLPSLGNDYLLIILIVLALAGILYVYLNYTKHGYEINVVGESVRTAQYVGINEKKVIIRTMILSGALCGLAGYLIGAGLDQTITTESAGGQGFTGIMVAWLGKFNPLAMILTAGLIQLLNQGAAQISQDFDVSGAFPNVIIGIILFFIIGSEFFINYEIHFRGHHSHAEAGKEAVK; the protein is encoded by the coding sequence GTGAGTACTGCCAAGAAAAACGAAGTCCGTGAACCGCTGATCCACCTGAGCAAACGGACGACTGTAGATCCGGTCAGGGCCTGGGCTATCCGTATCGCGGCCATTGTGCTGGGACTGATCGTCTGCGGACTAGTGGCTTTCCTGCTGATCGAAAAGCTGAACGACCATCCGGAACGGATCGGTGATTTCTATACCGCGTTTATCAAGGGATCTTTTTCCACCAGCCGTAAATTCTGGAAATTCCTGAAGAATATCGCGATCCTGCTGTGCGTTTCCCTGGCGCTGACGCCGGCGTTCCGGATGCGCTTCTGGAACATCGGCGGAGAGGGACAGACGCTGACCGGCGTACTGGGAGCCATCGCGGTTGACTTTTACCTGGGCGGCAAGGTCCCGGAGTGGCTGCTGCTGATCCTGATGTTCTTTGCGGCAATTCTGGCCGGCGCGGTCTGGGGCGTGATCCCGGCACTGTTCAAAGCACGGTGGGGAACAAATGAGACCCTGTTCACCCTGATGATGAACTATGTAGCTACTTTCCTGGTGAGCTATTTCCTGGTGGTCTGGGTTCCGAGCGGATCCTCCTCCCTGGGGAAACTGAAGCACGGCAAACTGCCGTCACTTGGGAATGATTACCTGCTGATCATCCTGATCGTGCTGGCGCTGGCGGGCATTCTGTATGTTTACCTGAACTATACCAAGCACGGTTATGAGATTAACGTGGTGGGCGAGAGCGTCCGTACCGCGCAGTATGTCGGAATCAACGAGAAGAAGGTTATCATCCGGACCATGATCCTTTCCGGCGCGCTGTGCGGGCTGGCCGGATATCTGATCGGTGCCGGTCTGGACCAGACGATCACAACAGAGTCCGCCGGAGGACAGGGATTCACGGGCATCATGGTGGCATGGCTCGGTAAATTCAATCCGCTGGCCATGATCCTGACTGCCGGACTGATCCAGCTGCTGAACCAGGGCGCTGCCCAGATCAGCCAGGACTTCGACGTTTCTGGCGCTTTCCCGAACGTAATCATCGGTATTATCCTGTTCTTCATTATCGGCAGTGAGTTTTTCATTAATTACGAGATCCATTTCCGCGGCCATCACAGCCATGCGGAAGCCGGAAAGGAGGCCGTCAAATGA
- a CDS encoding ABC transporter ATP-binding protein, producing the protein MEKQLALQMRGITKRFGSIVANNHVDLDVYQGEILAVLGENGCGKTTLMNMIAGIYFPDEGQILIGGKEVVIRSPKDAFDHKIGMIHQHFKLVDLFTAAENVVLGNESKEKYNLKAVNAQVAQIAERYGFRLDPAKKIYDMSVSEKQTVEIIKVLYRGADILILDEPTAVLTPQEITRLFDVLRRMKEDGKSIIIITHKLNEVMEVSDRVAILRRGEHIATVNTAETSEAELTEMMVGKKIDLNIHRSNPVNAIPRLIVEGLNLYNAEGVHVLKDISFTANGGEILGIAGIAGSGQRELLESISGLQPVASGTITFNNPKKNRPVSFYHKSMKQVRALAEKGAFHDRNMNDVTFHGMSNKAVRKWVQNGDVLFREDEVMNLRDKTPLEIRQLGVHLSFVPEDRLGMGLVGSMDITDNMMLRSYRKGKLGFLNRKKPKAQAEEIIKELEVSTPGVSTPVRRLSGGNVQKVLVGREIAYTPKVLMAAYPVRGLDINSSYTIYNLLNRQKENGVAVIYVGEDLDVLLELCDRIMVINGGAVTGIVDARTTTKEEIGLLMTKTDERKEEDA; encoded by the coding sequence GTGGAGAAGCAGTTGGCGCTTCAGATGCGCGGAATAACCAAACGGTTTGGTTCGATCGTGGCGAATAACCATGTGGACCTGGATGTCTACCAGGGGGAAATCCTGGCGGTTCTCGGTGAGAACGGCTGCGGCAAAACCACCCTGATGAACATGATCGCGGGTATCTATTTCCCGGACGAAGGCCAGATCCTGATCGGCGGGAAAGAAGTTGTGATCCGTTCTCCCAAGGATGCGTTTGACCACAAGATCGGTATGATCCATCAGCATTTCAAACTGGTGGATCTGTTTACGGCTGCCGAAAACGTTGTGCTTGGCAATGAATCGAAAGAAAAATACAACCTTAAGGCAGTCAATGCCCAGGTGGCCCAGATTGCGGAACGGTACGGTTTCCGGCTGGATCCGGCCAAGAAGATCTATGACATGTCCGTTTCTGAAAAACAGACGGTGGAGATTATCAAGGTGCTGTACCGCGGCGCGGATATCCTGATCCTGGATGAACCGACCGCCGTGCTGACGCCCCAGGAGATCACCCGGCTGTTTGACGTGCTTCGCCGGATGAAGGAAGACGGAAAGAGCATCATTATCATCACCCATAAGCTGAATGAGGTAATGGAAGTCAGCGACCGGGTCGCGATCCTGCGCCGGGGCGAACATATCGCCACCGTGAACACGGCGGAGACCAGCGAAGCAGAGCTGACTGAGATGATGGTTGGCAAGAAGATTGACCTGAACATTCATCGCTCCAATCCCGTGAATGCCATCCCGCGGCTGATCGTAGAGGGACTGAATCTTTACAACGCTGAAGGCGTTCATGTGCTGAAGGATATCTCCTTTACCGCCAACGGCGGGGAAATCCTGGGCATTGCCGGTATTGCCGGCAGCGGCCAGCGGGAACTGCTGGAATCCATTTCCGGCCTGCAGCCGGTGGCAAGCGGTACCATTACCTTCAATAACCCCAAAAAGAACCGTCCGGTCAGCTTCTACCACAAGAGCATGAAGCAGGTCAGGGCACTGGCTGAAAAAGGCGCCTTCCATGACCGGAATATGAACGACGTTACCTTCCACGGCATGAGCAACAAGGCGGTCCGTAAATGGGTACAGAACGGTGATGTGCTGTTCCGGGAAGATGAGGTCATGAACCTGCGGGACAAGACGCCGCTGGAGATTCGCCAGCTGGGCGTGCACCTGAGTTTTGTTCCGGAGGACCGGCTGGGCATGGGTCTGGTGGGCAGCATGGATATTACGGACAACATGATGCTGCGCAGCTACCGGAAGGGCAAGCTGGGATTCCTGAACCGGAAAAAACCCAAAGCCCAGGCAGAGGAGATTATCAAGGAACTGGAAGTTTCCACACCCGGCGTTTCCACCCCGGTACGGCGTCTTTCCGGCGGTAATGTGCAGAAGGTGCTTGTGGGCCGTGAAATCGCCTATACGCCGAAGGTGCTGATGGCAGCCTATCCCGTCCGCGGACTGGATATCAACTCCAGTTATACGATTTACAACCTGCTGAACCGGCAGAAAGAGAACGGAGTCGCCGTCATCTATGTCGGTGAGGACCTGGACGTGCTGCTGGAGCTGTGCGACAGGATCATGGTCATTAACGGCGGCGCCGTCACCGGCATTGTGGATGCCCGGACAACAACCAAGGAAGAAATCGGTCTGCTGATGACCAAAACGGATGAGCGGAAGGAGGAGGACGCGTGA
- a CDS encoding BMP family ABC transporter substrate-binding protein, giving the protein MKKVLALVLALALCLTAFAALADGVAKEDIKLGVILLHDEDSTYDLNFINGVKDAAAALGLSDEQVIIKRNIPESNDCYEAALDLADEGCQIVFADSFGHETFMLQAAKELPEVDFCHATGTMAHTEKLNNFHNAFAAIYEGRYLAGVAAGLKLNEIKEAGKLKGDAPVMGYVGAFTYAEVMSGYTSFYLGAKSVCPDVTMKVQFTGSWYDEKEEKAAAEALIAAGADLISQHADSMGAPTACENAGIPDVSYNGSTVESCPNTFIVASRIDWAPYFQYIIEQKMAGEAIATDWTGTIATGSVKLTDVNEQAAAPGTVEKLAEVKAQFEAGALKVFDTATEGFITVGGNALTEYMADVDTDAAFEKDTQVVSDGYFHESEFRSAPYFDAEIDGIELLNRNYGD; this is encoded by the coding sequence ATGAAAAAGGTTCTTGCCCTGGTTCTGGCTCTGGCCCTGTGCCTGACCGCTTTCGCGGCGCTGGCTGACGGTGTTGCCAAGGAAGACATCAAGCTGGGTGTCATCCTGCTGCACGACGAAGATTCCACCTACGACCTGAACTTCATCAACGGCGTGAAGGATGCCGCCGCTGCTCTGGGACTGTCTGATGAACAGGTGATCATCAAGCGCAACATTCCCGAATCCAATGACTGCTATGAAGCTGCTTTGGACCTGGCCGATGAAGGCTGCCAGATCGTTTTCGCCGACAGCTTCGGTCATGAGACTTTCATGCTGCAGGCTGCCAAGGAACTGCCCGAAGTGGACTTCTGCCACGCGACCGGCACCATGGCTCACACCGAGAAGCTGAACAACTTCCACAATGCTTTCGCCGCGATTTACGAAGGCCGCTACCTGGCGGGCGTTGCCGCCGGCCTGAAGCTGAACGAGATCAAGGAAGCCGGCAAGCTGAAGGGCGATGCTCCTGTGATGGGCTACGTCGGCGCTTTCACCTATGCTGAAGTTATGTCCGGCTACACCAGCTTCTACCTGGGCGCCAAGAGCGTCTGCCCCGACGTTACCATGAAGGTGCAGTTCACCGGTTCCTGGTACGATGAGAAGGAAGAAAAGGCTGCCGCCGAAGCTCTGATCGCTGCCGGTGCCGACCTGATCTCCCAGCACGCTGACTCCATGGGTGCTCCCACCGCCTGCGAGAACGCCGGTATCCCGGACGTTTCCTACAATGGTTCCACCGTGGAAAGCTGCCCCAACACCTTCATCGTGGCCAGCCGTATTGACTGGGCTCCCTACTTCCAGTATATCATCGAGCAGAAGATGGCCGGTGAAGCGATCGCCACCGACTGGACCGGCACTATCGCTACCGGTTCCGTGAAGCTGACCGACGTGAACGAGCAGGCTGCTGCCCCCGGTACTGTCGAGAAGCTGGCTGAAGTGAAGGCTCAGTTCGAAGCTGGCGCCCTGAAGGTGTTCGACACCGCTACCGAAGGCTTCATCACTGTTGGCGGCAATGCTCTGACCGAGTACATGGCTGACGTTGACACCGACGCTGCTTTCGAGAAGGATACCCAGGTTGTGTCCGACGGTTACTTCCATGAATCCGAATTCCGCAGCGCTCCCTACTTCGATGCTGAAATCGATGGTATCGAACTGCTGAACAGGAACTACGGTGATTGA
- a CDS encoding xanthine phosphoribosyltransferase — protein MEALRRMILEKGKGIGNDIVKVDMFLNHRIDTALLFQMGEAWADEFRNEKPETVLTVEASGIAMAVAAAHALGDIPVVFAKKSATVVQNDDIVQAPVYSFTHKTQNMIRIEKRYLPEGTRVLIIDDFLADGQAVHGLMSLCEQQKAVVVGVGIAVEKGFQPGGKALREAGVHLKSLAVVEGIENGNIVLRPDDN, from the coding sequence ATGGAAGCACTGCGCCGGATGATCCTGGAAAAAGGCAAAGGAATCGGGAACGATATCGTCAAGGTGGATATGTTCCTGAACCACAGGATCGATACGGCTCTTTTGTTTCAGATGGGCGAAGCATGGGCGGACGAATTCAGAAATGAAAAACCGGAAACTGTGCTGACGGTGGAAGCCAGCGGCATTGCCATGGCTGTTGCTGCGGCCCATGCTCTGGGAGATATTCCGGTGGTGTTTGCCAAGAAAAGCGCAACGGTGGTCCAGAATGACGATATCGTCCAGGCACCGGTTTACTCCTTTACGCACAAGACACAAAACATGATCCGCATCGAAAAACGGTACCTGCCGGAAGGAACAAGGGTACTGATCATTGATGATTTCCTGGCGGACGGCCAGGCGGTGCACGGGCTGATGAGCCTGTGCGAACAGCAGAAGGCTGTGGTTGTCGGCGTGGGCATTGCTGTTGAAAAGGGCTTCCAGCCCGGCGGCAAAGCCCTGCGGGAAGCCGGCGTTCATCTTAAGTCTTTGGCAGTTGTGGAGGGCATTGAGAACGGGAACATCGTTCTCCGGCCGGATGACAACTGA
- a CDS encoding ABC transporter ATP-binding protein, with protein sequence MARSLERLRKQYASRPGSMQKGPRQGPPGRGMTGKPKNARQTIRRLLSYVSKYWYKLVLVLICMLVSTVTSLCGGYMMAPIVDHLALAVNPDTVITMSPFERIADNVLNQITAGETVQNWIASGTIQAVSAYVAVALIVLSIIYLVGVASTYLQARLMMSVSLKVIENIRNDLFEKMQTLPVRYYDGHPTGELMSRYTNDIDNIDVMINNSLVGLVSGLITLIGTFVFMITTSWVLTLITIVFIPVFLFGGMMIAKRSAKYYAWQQAALGAVNGYIEETVTGQKVIKVFNHESECVEEFSLLNSDLKEKQFGAQFWGGIMWPVMGNVGQVTFAVTIGVGGILMCTGGFTPGALTVFAGYSRQFSMPINQMSQQATTILAALAGAERVFAVMDAEPETPDREGAEATEIRGDVVVEHVTFGYVPEKTVLKDITLYAHPGQKIAFVGSTGAGKTTVTNLLNRFYDIEEGSITIDGKDIKDYPREWLRKNIAMVLQDTHLFTGTVRENIRYGRLDATDEEVEAAAKLASAHSFIMRLENGYDTMLEGDGANLSQGQRQLLNIARAAVSKAPILVLDEATSSVDTRTERHIEHGMDRLMKNRTTFVIAHRLSTVRNANAIMVLEKGEIIERGTHDDLLEMKGRYYELYTGKKELD encoded by the coding sequence ATGGCCAGATCACTGGAACGCCTCAGAAAACAGTACGCCTCCCGGCCCGGAAGTATGCAGAAAGGCCCGCGCCAAGGCCCGCCCGGCCGCGGCATGACCGGAAAACCAAAGAATGCCCGCCAGACGATCAGACGCCTGCTGAGCTATGTGAGCAAATACTGGTATAAGCTGGTACTGGTGCTGATATGCATGCTTGTGTCTACAGTGACAAGCCTGTGCGGCGGCTATATGATGGCTCCGATCGTGGATCACCTGGCACTGGCGGTGAATCCGGATACGGTGATCACGATGAGTCCGTTTGAAAGAATCGCGGACAATGTGCTGAATCAGATTACTGCCGGTGAAACGGTGCAGAACTGGATCGCTTCCGGAACGATTCAGGCGGTGTCCGCCTACGTAGCGGTGGCACTGATCGTGCTGAGCATTATCTACCTTGTAGGCGTGGCCAGCACTTACCTGCAGGCACGGCTGATGATGTCGGTTTCCCTGAAGGTGATCGAGAATATCCGGAACGATCTGTTCGAGAAAATGCAGACCCTGCCGGTTCGGTATTATGACGGACACCCGACGGGCGAGCTGATGAGCCGGTATACCAACGATATCGACAATATCGATGTGATGATCAACAATTCCCTGGTGGGACTGGTTTCCGGCCTGATCACGCTGATCGGTACGTTTGTTTTCATGATCACCACCAGCTGGGTGCTGACCCTGATCACGATCGTGTTTATTCCGGTTTTCCTGTTCGGCGGGATGATGATCGCCAAGCGGAGTGCAAAGTATTATGCCTGGCAGCAGGCGGCTCTCGGCGCGGTAAACGGTTATATTGAAGAGACCGTGACAGGCCAGAAGGTGATCAAAGTATTCAACCACGAAAGCGAGTGTGTGGAGGAATTCAGCCTGCTGAACAGCGACCTGAAGGAGAAACAGTTCGGAGCGCAGTTCTGGGGCGGCATCATGTGGCCTGTGATGGGCAATGTGGGCCAGGTGACCTTTGCGGTGACGATCGGCGTGGGCGGTATCCTGATGTGCACGGGCGGTTTTACTCCCGGCGCACTGACGGTGTTTGCCGGTTACAGCCGGCAGTTCTCCATGCCGATCAACCAGATGTCCCAGCAGGCGACCACGATCCTGGCTGCCCTGGCCGGTGCGGAACGGGTGTTTGCCGTGATGGACGCGGAACCTGAAACTCCGGACCGTGAAGGCGCGGAAGCGACCGAGATCCGCGGCGATGTGGTGGTGGAACATGTGACCTTCGGCTATGTGCCGGAGAAGACCGTGCTGAAGGATATCACCCTGTACGCCCATCCGGGACAGAAGATCGCTTTCGTCGGTTCCACAGGCGCCGGCAAGACCACGGTGACAAACCTGCTGAACCGTTTCTATGACATTGAAGAGGGAAGCATTACCATCGACGGGAAAGACATTAAGGACTATCCCCGGGAGTGGCTGCGGAAGAACATTGCCATGGTACTGCAGGACACCCATCTGTTCACCGGTACCGTGCGGGAGAACATCCGCTACGGGCGGCTGGATGCCACGGATGAGGAAGTGGAGGCAGCGGCCAAACTGGCCAGCGCCCACAGCTTCATCATGCGGCTGGAAAACGGCTATGACACGATGCTGGAGGGCGATGGCGCAAACCTGAGCCAGGGCCAGCGGCAGCTGCTGAACATCGCCCGGGCGGCGGTGAGCAAAGCGCCGATCCTGGTGCTGGATGAAGCGACCAGCAGCGTGGATACCCGTACAGAACGCCATATCGAACACGGTATGGACCGGCTGATGAAGAACCGGACCACCTTCGTCATCGCTCACCGGCTGAGCACCGTACGGAACGCGAACGCGATTATGGTGCTGGAAAAGGGTGAGATCATTGAACGCGGAACGCATGACGACCTGCTGGAGATGAAGGGAAGGTATTATGAGCTGTATACGGGGAAGAAGGAGCTTGATTGA